The genomic window GATTGGCCCACTCCCAGCCGCCGAGCAGAATGACCACCACGGTGGCCACTGTAAACGACTGGATGGGGAGGAGAAACAACGCCCCGAGAAACAGAGCCACCAATACCAGCGCGGTAATTATTCTTTGTTTTAGCACCGTCAAACCCTTTTTTTGATTCTCCCGGCGTCAGGCCTGTACTGCCAGCCCGCCGTCATTGCGACCGCCAAAGCGGCGATCCCGGCGCTGGTAGGCCTCGATCGCCATATCCAGCTCGGCCGTACCGAAGTCGGGCCACAGTGTATCCGTGAAATAGAATTCACTGTAGGCCGCCTGCCATAAAATAAAATTGCTGATGCGTTGCTCGCCACTGGAACGGACGAGCAAATCCACCGGCGGCAAGTCCGCCAGAGTCATGTATGCTGCCAGCGAGTCCTCGGTGACGGAATCAGGCGAGCGGCTGCCTGCAGCCACCTCTTCCGCCATCTGGCGGGCTGCCCGAGCAATATCCCAGCGGCCACCGTAGTCGGCGGCAATCACCAACGTGCCGCGCTCACCGCCGGCCGTCACGGCCTCGGCCTCGGCAATGGCCTTTTGCAGGCGCGGGGAAAAGCGATCCCGCCTGCCGATCACCCGCAGCCTCACCCCTTCATCCCGCATCCGGCGCGCCTCGCGGCCGAGATAAGAGTGGAACAGGCTCATCAGCAGCTCCACCTCTTTCGGTGGTCGCTGCCAGTTCTCGCTGGAGAAAGCGAACAGCGTCAGCACTTCCACCCCCCGCTCCCGGCAGGCGGAGAGCAGATCGCGGATGCGCTCGACGCCGGCCTTATGGCCGGCAGAGGGGGACAGACCGCGACGAGCAGCCCAGCGACCATTGCCGTCCATAATGATGGCGATATGGCGCGGCCCCGCCGGCAGTTCTTCCCCGGTACCTCTGGAAGACATCAGATTTCCATCAGGTCTTTTTCTTTGGCCGCCAGGGCCTGGTCCACGTCGGCCACAAACTTGTCAGTGATCTTCTGGATCTCATCCGCAGCGCGACGCTCCTCGTCCTCGGAGATCTCCTTCTCCTTCACCAGGGCTTTCACTTCCGCCAGGGCATCGCGACGGATATTGCGGATAGAAACGCGCGCAGTCTCCGCTTCACCCTTGGCTTCGCGGATAAAGTTCTTGCGGGTTTCCTCGGTGAGCATCGGCATGGGAATGCGAATGACGGCACCAGCGGTGCTGGGATTGAGCCCCAGATCCGACTTCATGATCGCCTTCTCGATCTCCGGCACCAGGTTCTTTTCCCAGGGAGTCACGGAGAGAGTGCGCGCGTCCTCGACGTTGACATTGGCCAGCTGTGAAAGCGGCGTATCGCTGCCGTAGT from Microbulbifer aggregans includes these protein-coding regions:
- the frr gene encoding ribosome recycling factor, which codes for MIEDIKKDAKTRMSKALDALGTNFNKIRTGRAHPSILDGIRVSYYGSDTPLSQLANVNVEDARTLSVTPWEKNLVPEIEKAIMKSDLGLNPSTAGAVIRIPMPMLTEETRKNFIREAKGEAETARVSIRNIRRDALAEVKALVKEKEISEDEERRAADEIQKITDKFVADVDQALAAKEKDLMEI
- the uppS gene encoding polyprenyl diphosphate synthase, which produces MSSRGTGEELPAGPRHIAIIMDGNGRWAARRGLSPSAGHKAGVERIRDLLSACRERGVEVLTLFAFSSENWQRPPKEVELLMSLFHSYLGREARRMRDEGVRLRVIGRRDRFSPRLQKAIAEAEAVTAGGERGTLVIAADYGGRWDIARAARQMAEEVAAGSRSPDSVTEDSLAAYMTLADLPPVDLLVRSSGEQRISNFILWQAAYSEFYFTDTLWPDFGTAELDMAIEAYQRRDRRFGGRNDGGLAVQA